From one Rhodoferax sp. PAMC 29310 genomic stretch:
- a CDS encoding BMP family protein, producing MNFTKTTRLTLLATALVASFQAIAAPAVVFDMGGKFDKSFNEAAYRGMEQWKKETGGNYLDFEISNESQREQAIRRMAERGASPIIGIGFGQASSIEKVAKEFPKLNFAIIDMVVDLPNVQSVVFKEQEGSFLVGLMAAQASKTGKVGFVGGMDIPLIRKFQCGYEQGAKYGNPKIEVFGNMTGTTGAAWNDPARGGELAKAQFAKGADVVFAAAGGTGMGVYQAAKDSGKLAIGVDSNQNHLQPGTMLTSMLKRVDVAVYNVAKSHKAGLSVLGLKEGGVDYAMDDNNAKLVTADMKKRVEAAKADIVSGKIKVADYMADNACKY from the coding sequence ATGAATTTCACGAAAACAACGCGGTTGACCTTGTTGGCAACCGCATTGGTCGCTAGTTTTCAAGCCATTGCAGCGCCTGCCGTCGTTTTTGACATGGGCGGCAAATTTGACAAGTCGTTCAACGAAGCCGCCTACCGTGGCATGGAGCAGTGGAAAAAGGAAACTGGTGGCAATTACCTCGATTTCGAAATTTCCAATGAATCCCAGCGTGAGCAAGCCATTCGCCGAATGGCAGAACGAGGCGCCAGCCCCATCATCGGTATTGGTTTTGGTCAGGCGTCCAGCATTGAAAAAGTTGCCAAAGAGTTTCCCAAACTGAACTTTGCCATCATCGACATGGTGGTTGACCTGCCAAACGTTCAGTCCGTGGTCTTTAAAGAGCAGGAAGGCAGTTTTCTGGTCGGCTTGATGGCAGCACAAGCCAGCAAGACCGGTAAAGTGGGCTTCGTGGGCGGCATGGACATTCCCCTGATTCGCAAATTTCAGTGTGGTTACGAGCAAGGTGCCAAATACGGAAATCCAAAAATTGAAGTGTTTGGGAACATGACCGGTACTACTGGTGCAGCATGGAACGATCCAGCCCGTGGCGGTGAACTTGCAAAAGCCCAGTTTGCAAAAGGTGCTGACGTGGTTTTTGCAGCGGCTGGCGGCACCGGCATGGGTGTGTACCAAGCAGCGAAAGACAGCGGCAAGTTGGCCATTGGTGTGGACAGCAATCAAAACCATCTGCAGCCCGGAACGATGCTGACTTCGATGCTCAAGCGCGTTGATGTGGCGGTGTACAACGTGGCCAAGAGCCACAAGGCTGGTCTGTCTGTGTTGGGGCTGAAAGAGGGCGGCGTGGACTATGCCATGGATGACAACAACGCCAAACTGGTCACTGCCGATATGAAAAAACGCGTGGAAGCTGCGAAAGCCGACATCGTGAGCGGCAAAATCAAGGTCGCCGACTACATGGCAGATAACGCCTGTAAGTACTAA
- a CDS encoding ribokinase, which translates to MILVAGSANLDFVVRAHHIPSPGETVLGRDFKTFPGGKGANQAVACARAGGVPTHMLLALGDDAFATPIEASLTAANVQLHLVRVPQHPTGTAFICVSDDAENAITVAPGANEHLQASDLPSLAGFTHLLLQLETPLAAVTAYAQAAKDQGVTVVLNAAPAQALPVQLLDLVDVLVVNEGELATVSAHNGSIADCLESISTPTVVVTLGHHGCCARSQGQFMVQPAFKVTPVDTTAAGDTFCGGLVAALAQGAEMAQALRQASAAGALACTQLGAQSSIPNATDITAFLASQANEPTPSELDALRAFCGLK; encoded by the coding sequence ATGATACTGGTCGCCGGCTCTGCCAACCTGGACTTTGTGGTTCGGGCCCACCATATTCCCAGTCCGGGCGAAACCGTTCTGGGCCGTGATTTCAAGACCTTCCCTGGCGGCAAGGGGGCCAACCAGGCTGTTGCCTGCGCCCGAGCGGGTGGCGTGCCCACCCATATGCTGCTGGCCCTGGGGGATGACGCCTTTGCCACGCCGATTGAGGCATCGCTGACGGCTGCCAACGTTCAACTGCACCTGGTTCGGGTACCCCAACACCCAACCGGCACCGCTTTCATCTGTGTGTCCGATGATGCCGAAAACGCCATCACCGTGGCGCCGGGCGCCAATGAACACCTTCAAGCCAGTGATTTGCCCTCGCTAGCCGGCTTCACCCATTTGCTGCTGCAGCTGGAGACGCCTCTGGCCGCAGTGACAGCCTATGCCCAAGCCGCGAAAGACCAAGGGGTAACCGTGGTTCTGAATGCAGCGCCCGCTCAAGCATTGCCCGTCCAATTGCTCGACTTGGTTGACGTGCTGGTGGTCAATGAAGGCGAACTGGCGACCGTGTCTGCGCACAACGGCAGTATTGCCGACTGCCTGGAGAGCATATCAACGCCCACCGTCGTGGTCACCCTCGGCCACCACGGCTGCTGTGCGCGCAGTCAGGGCCAGTTTATGGTGCAGCCAGCGTTCAAAGTGACGCCGGTAGACACCACGGCGGCCGGTGACACCTTTTGCGGCGGCTTGGTCGCTGCACTGGCGCAGGGCGCCGAGATGGCTCAGGCCCTTCGCCAAGCCAGCGCCGCCGGGGCACTGGCTTGCACACAACTGGGTGCCCAGTCCAGCATCCCCAATGCGACCGATATAACTGCTTTTTTGGCGTCTCAAGCCAACGAGCCGACGCCTTCCGAGCTTGACGCTTTGCGCGCCTTCTGCGGCCTGAAATAA
- a CDS encoding nucleoside hydrolase, which yields MNTNTSSPRKVIFDTDPGVDDAMALYFALAHPEIEVVGITTTFGNVSVDQAATNALYLTEIAKRAIPVTKGVKLPWCKPGEAPPDFIHGRDGLGNLPSREGMANQLDPRSSAQFIVDMARAHPGEITLVAVGPLGNLSTALKLAPELPTLLKEVIIMGGTISEAGNVSPVAEANIWNDPHAADQVFTAGWKLTMVGLDVTHQVILPLSMFKRIADHHHHVATDVLHHAVSFYVDFYSNLHPHVAAVNGCFGHDVLAFVYLTNPELFGVKSGRIRVATEGLAQGQTMMRRHDIDYPQAGWSDDIPDAHACLHVDAEACNTLIETTLMRDWLNA from the coding sequence ATGAACACCAACACCTCAAGCCCACGCAAGGTCATTTTTGACACCGATCCCGGCGTGGACGACGCCATGGCCTTGTATTTCGCTCTGGCCCATCCTGAAATCGAGGTCGTGGGTATTACAACCACCTTCGGCAACGTCTCCGTAGACCAAGCGGCAACCAACGCGCTGTACCTCACGGAAATCGCCAAACGGGCGATTCCTGTGACCAAGGGCGTCAAGTTGCCCTGGTGCAAGCCCGGCGAGGCACCGCCAGACTTTATTCACGGGCGCGACGGCTTGGGCAACCTTCCTTCACGCGAGGGCATGGCCAACCAGTTGGACCCTCGCTCCTCCGCCCAATTTATCGTGGACATGGCCCGGGCGCACCCAGGCGAGATTACGCTGGTGGCCGTGGGCCCGCTGGGCAACCTCAGCACCGCTCTCAAACTAGCGCCTGAACTGCCCACGCTGCTCAAGGAAGTCATCATCATGGGTGGCACCATTTCGGAGGCCGGCAATGTCTCGCCTGTCGCAGAAGCCAACATCTGGAACGACCCGCACGCGGCAGACCAGGTATTCACGGCCGGCTGGAAACTGACCATGGTGGGGCTGGATGTGACGCATCAGGTGATCCTGCCGCTGAGCATGTTCAAACGCATTGCGGATCACCACCACCATGTGGCTACTGATGTACTGCACCACGCCGTCAGCTTCTATGTCGACTTTTACAGCAATCTGCACCCGCATGTGGCGGCAGTCAATGGCTGTTTCGGTCATGACGTGCTGGCCTTTGTGTACCTGACCAACCCCGAGTTGTTTGGTGTCAAGAGTGGCCGCATTCGCGTCGCCACTGAAGGCCTGGCTCAGGGCCAAACCATGATGCGCCGTCACGATATCGATTACCCCCAGGCGGGCTGGAGTGACGATATTCCCGACGCCCATGCCTGTTTGCACGTCGACGCCGAGGCCTGCAACACCCTCATCGAAACCACCCTGATGCGCGACTGGCTGAACGCCTAA
- a CDS encoding ABC transporter permease yields MSAPSALPRWADLILLPAVCLLVALMAAAGVVALVGQDPVEVITVLIHGAFGTPRGLSYTLYYATTFIFTGLAVAVAFHGGLFNIGGEGQAILGGLGTGLVALWFSAFLPAWIMLPLMLVSGALFGMAWAAVPAYLQAYRGSHVVITTIMFNFIASSLLVYLLVNHLRPPGVMSVESAPFSESAKLPSMQHALAWLGVEWPASPLNISLFLALLAAFGVYLFLWRTRAGYHLRSVGSSPSAAEYAGVRSKRQVVIAMSISGALAGLVGMNEIAGVNGKLLLEFVSGAGFTGIAVALMGRNHPLGIIFASVLFGALFQGGAEVAFEVRGFSRDMVVMLQGFIVLFSGAMVYVIAPWVARALGFFSGLLPHPKAVAQSGDHHG; encoded by the coding sequence ATGAGTGCGCCCAGCGCCTTGCCCCGCTGGGCCGATCTGATTTTGTTACCCGCCGTGTGTCTTTTGGTGGCCTTGATGGCCGCCGCGGGCGTCGTGGCTCTCGTGGGTCAGGACCCCGTTGAGGTGATCACGGTGCTGATTCACGGTGCGTTTGGCACACCCCGTGGCTTGAGCTACACCCTGTATTACGCCACGACCTTCATTTTTACCGGGCTCGCGGTGGCGGTGGCCTTTCATGGGGGCTTGTTCAATATTGGAGGCGAAGGCCAGGCTATTTTGGGTGGTTTGGGCACCGGCCTGGTCGCACTTTGGTTCTCTGCCTTTCTGCCTGCATGGATCATGTTGCCGCTCATGCTGGTGTCAGGCGCCCTGTTCGGGATGGCGTGGGCAGCTGTCCCGGCTTACCTGCAAGCCTACCGCGGCAGCCATGTGGTGATCACGACCATCATGTTTAACTTTATTGCCAGCAGTTTGCTGGTTTACCTTCTGGTCAATCATTTGCGCCCGCCAGGTGTCATGTCGGTCGAGAGCGCGCCATTTTCCGAGTCAGCCAAATTGCCCAGCATGCAGCACGCGCTGGCTTGGCTGGGCGTGGAGTGGCCTGCATCACCCCTCAACATCAGTTTGTTTCTGGCGTTATTGGCGGCTTTTGGTGTGTATCTGTTCTTGTGGCGAACGAGAGCGGGCTACCACCTGAGATCAGTGGGATCCAGCCCCAGCGCCGCCGAATACGCCGGCGTGCGATCCAAGCGTCAAGTCGTCATTGCGATGTCAATTTCTGGCGCGCTAGCGGGCTTGGTCGGCATGAATGAAATTGCCGGGGTCAACGGCAAGTTGCTGTTGGAGTTTGTGAGCGGCGCGGGCTTCACCGGCATTGCAGTGGCTCTAATGGGGCGCAACCATCCTCTGGGCATCATTTTTGCCAGTGTTTTGTTCGGCGCACTGTTTCAAGGCGGCGCTGAGGTTGCTTTTGAAGTCCGCGGCTTCAGCCGTGACATGGTAGTGATGCTGCAAGGCTTCATTGTTCTTTTTTCGGGGGCCATGGTGTATGTCATTGCGCCATGGGTCGCACGGGCTCTTGGGTTTTTCAGCGGTCTGTTGCCGCACCCTAAAGCAGTAGCTCAATCGGGAGATCACCATGGATGA
- a CDS encoding response regulator — MKKVTLVIDPCKEDRFYLRARLALAGRTQMYEADTALHGLDLVRQNYFDLVIVNLEVPDMVGWELVRQLVALEPDIGPVVVTCANSLADLSELAEAAGCRDVLEKPFDPFQVQKVLLKI; from the coding sequence ATGAAAAAAGTGACGCTGGTCATTGACCCGTGCAAGGAAGATCGTTTCTACCTTCGCGCTCGATTGGCCCTGGCTGGGCGGACACAGATGTATGAGGCAGACACCGCGCTGCATGGCTTGGACTTGGTCCGGCAAAACTACTTTGATTTGGTGATCGTCAACCTGGAGGTCCCGGACATGGTGGGCTGGGAGCTGGTGCGCCAATTGGTGGCTTTGGAGCCTGATATTGGTCCTGTGGTTGTGACCTGCGCCAATAGTTTGGCCGACTTGTCTGAACTGGCTGAGGCAGCGGGTTGCCGTGATGTTCTCGAGAAACCATTTGATCCGTTTCAGGTTCAAAAAGTGCTATTGAAAATATAG
- a CDS encoding ABC transporter permease: MDEALLGAMLASTLRVSTPLIFCALAGLLSERSGVVDIGLEGKMLFAAFAAGASGAIYGSMTIALLAAMGVGIALSWMHGLACVSHRGDQVVSGVAINIIAAGLTVVLGVAWFSQGGQTPPVSDAVRIQPLFPEFAQSVRSLPWVGMILGEGLLSHNGMVYLALILVPVTWWILFRTRFGLRLRAVGENPQMVDAAGVSVTRLRYMALTMNGMLCGLAGSYLVLAQSASFSQNMTAGRGFMALAALIFGRWHPVNALWACLLFGFLDAAAIRLQGVHLPGVGEVPVQAIQALPYVLTVVLLAGFIGKAVAPQALGRPYLKER; the protein is encoded by the coding sequence ATGGATGAGGCGTTGTTGGGGGCCATGCTTGCCTCGACCTTGAGGGTGTCTACCCCCCTGATTTTCTGCGCATTGGCTGGACTGTTGTCCGAGCGCTCGGGTGTGGTTGACATTGGCCTGGAGGGCAAGATGCTGTTCGCTGCATTTGCCGCAGGTGCCAGTGGGGCGATCTACGGCTCCATGACGATTGCTCTGCTGGCCGCGATGGGCGTTGGCATTGCTCTGTCCTGGATGCATGGCCTGGCCTGTGTCAGCCATCGAGGCGACCAGGTCGTGTCCGGCGTGGCGATCAACATCATTGCTGCGGGTTTGACCGTGGTGTTGGGAGTAGCTTGGTTTTCACAAGGCGGTCAAACACCACCGGTCTCGGACGCCGTGCGGATTCAGCCCCTATTCCCCGAATTCGCACAGTCAGTGCGCAGCTTGCCCTGGGTGGGGATGATTCTGGGGGAGGGCCTGTTGAGTCACAACGGCATGGTCTACCTGGCACTGATTTTGGTGCCCGTCACTTGGTGGATCTTGTTTAGAACGCGCTTTGGTCTTCGTTTGCGGGCGGTGGGTGAGAATCCGCAAATGGTAGATGCCGCGGGCGTTTCCGTGACGCGACTGCGCTATATGGCCCTGACCATGAATGGCATGCTGTGCGGTTTGGCGGGAAGCTATCTTGTTCTCGCGCAAAGTGCCTCTTTTTCCCAGAATATGACGGCCGGTCGAGGCTTCATGGCGTTGGCAGCCCTTATTTTTGGTCGTTGGCACCCCGTCAATGCCTTGTGGGCTTGCTTGCTGTTCGGTTTTCTGGACGCCGCCGCCATTCGCCTTCAGGGCGTTCACTTGCCGGGCGTGGGAGAGGTGCCAGTTCAGGCGATTCAGGCCCTACCATATGTATTGACGGTAGTCTTGCTCGCCGGCTTTATTGGTAAGGCTGTTGCACCGCAAGCGCTGGGTCGACCGTACTTGAAAGAGCGGTGA
- a CDS encoding PfkB family carbohydrate kinase, translating to MPLIFVAVVGGANMDIVARTHGEAITGDSTPGQIHCSPGGVARNLAENLARLGRHACLISAVGEDQFGQSLRMATQAAGVDISGVQVLPTMRTATYLSVHGADGDMSLAVNDMAILEFFTPEFLQSQSATIGAASALVLDCNLPAPTLAWLMTQAANVPVFVDGVSAQKCQRLRGLLEGIHTLKVNQLEAQALSGLPTQSLKGAQAAALALHQQGVRRVVVSMGAHGVCWCDDAGVVGACAARPMSVVNSSGAGDALLAGLVHAHLAEQPMLEAVTFAMACAELTLGTTFANHPDLSVSAVQGWQASKSCQSESTSS from the coding sequence GTGCCGCTTATTTTTGTTGCTGTGGTGGGGGGCGCCAACATGGATATCGTGGCACGAACCCACGGGGAGGCGATCACGGGCGACTCCACGCCCGGGCAGATTCACTGTTCACCGGGTGGCGTGGCACGCAATTTGGCCGAGAACCTGGCCCGCCTGGGTCGTCACGCCTGTTTGATCAGCGCGGTGGGCGAGGACCAGTTTGGCCAATCACTGCGTATGGCGACGCAAGCGGCTGGCGTGGACATCTCAGGGGTTCAGGTGTTGCCCACCATGCGCACGGCCACCTACTTGTCAGTACATGGCGCTGACGGGGATATGAGCTTGGCCGTGAATGACATGGCCATTCTGGAGTTCTTCACGCCCGAGTTTTTGCAGTCGCAATCCGCGACCATTGGCGCGGCATCGGCACTCGTGCTGGATTGCAATCTACCAGCCCCCACGTTGGCCTGGTTGATGACCCAAGCGGCTAATGTGCCGGTTTTCGTCGACGGTGTATCGGCGCAAAAGTGTCAGCGTTTGCGGGGTCTGCTAGAAGGCATCCATACGCTTAAGGTCAATCAGCTGGAAGCCCAGGCACTCAGCGGCTTGCCCACCCAATCCCTCAAGGGCGCCCAGGCGGCCGCATTGGCTTTGCATCAACAGGGTGTGCGCAGGGTGGTGGTGAGCATGGGCGCACATGGCGTTTGCTGGTGTGACGACGCTGGTGTAGTAGGGGCTTGCGCCGCGAGGCCAATGAGCGTGGTTAACAGCTCAGGGGCAGGCGACGCCTTGTTGGCAGGACTGGTTCATGCCCATTTGGCGGAGCAGCCCATGCTGGAAGCTGTAACATTTGCCATGGCCTGTGCTGAGTTGACGCTGGGCACCACTTTTGCGAATCATCCCGACTTGTCTGTCAGCGCCGTTCAGGGCTGGCAGGCAAGCAAATCCTGTCAATCCGAGAGCACATCTTCATGA
- a CDS encoding isopenicillin N synthase family oxygenase, giving the protein MHLPVVDFQSPTAAADFCQSLHETGFGVLRNHPLSQSLVEGIYAEWLDFFRSDAKNNYAQDPVKFDGYFSPSISETAKNHTQRDLKEFFHIYPWGRYPTEVSDAAQRYYKEGSELAVTLLKWVEAHSPADVKARYAVPLPDMLEGSDHTLLRVLHYPPLSGQEEPGAVRAAAHGDINLLTILPAATEPGLQVLGKDDVWHDVPCDFGLLIVNIGDMLEEASGHYYPSTVHRVLNPTGEGRFKPRISLPLFLHPRRDVVLSERYTVGTYFDERMQELRGSKPKMQ; this is encoded by the coding sequence ATGCATCTGCCCGTTGTTGATTTTCAAAGCCCCACTGCAGCCGCCGACTTTTGTCAAAGCCTTCATGAGACCGGTTTTGGTGTGCTGCGCAATCACCCACTGAGCCAGTCGCTGGTTGAAGGCATCTACGCCGAATGGCTGGATTTTTTCAGATCGGACGCCAAAAACAACTACGCGCAAGACCCGGTCAAGTTTGACGGCTACTTCTCACCGAGCATTTCGGAGACGGCCAAAAACCACACCCAGCGCGATTTGAAAGAGTTTTTTCACATCTACCCTTGGGGCCGCTACCCGACAGAGGTGTCCGATGCCGCCCAGCGCTATTACAAAGAAGGCAGTGAACTGGCCGTAACCCTGCTGAAATGGGTCGAGGCACACTCACCGGCCGACGTCAAGGCCCGGTACGCCGTGCCCTTGCCTGACATGCTGGAAGGCAGTGACCACACATTGCTGCGGGTGCTGCACTACCCGCCCCTGTCTGGCCAGGAAGAGCCAGGTGCCGTTCGCGCGGCAGCGCACGGAGACATCAACCTGCTCACCATCCTGCCGGCGGCCACCGAACCGGGCTTGCAAGTCTTGGGCAAGGATGACGTCTGGCACGATGTGCCTTGTGACTTTGGTTTGCTGATCGTCAATATTGGCGACATGTTGGAAGAGGCCTCTGGCCACTACTACCCGTCCACCGTGCACCGCGTGCTCAACCCAACAGGCGAGGGTCGCTTCAAGCCGCGGATTTCATTGCCGCTGTTTTTGCATCCTCGCCGGGATGTGGTCTTGTCAGAGCGCTACACCGTCGGCACCTACTTTGATGAACGCATGCAAGAGTTGCGCGGTAGCAAACCCAAAATGCAATAA
- a CDS encoding ABC transporter ATP-binding protein — MSPHPSVTHGEADLAVRMTGVSKRFGAVAANDNVTLTVAPGTVHGLVGENGAGKSTLMSILYGFYQADSGNIEVFGKSATIRNADEAIALGIGMVHQHFMLVDTLSALENVMLGAEPHWLLGRADAAVRTKLNELMEATGLQVALDALVSDLSVGDRQRLEILKALYRGAKVLILDEPTAVLTPQETGHLFEVLKLLREQGTTILLITHKLKEVMRLCDRVTVMRAGRVVQELDISHASIEGLAEAMVGRKVNIGRLEAEKTDAGEVLLQASHLKVKDAMRVVRLNDVSLTLRAGEIVGVAGVSGNGQSELIDVLSGLLQPDTGHMTLVGQEFQPQKWLDPHKARELGLAHVPEDRHARALVMDFVAWESAVLGYDGLPEYASAGWMNHGRMRQATAQMMERFDVRPQDPELLSSKFSGGNQQKLVLARELGQAPKVLLVGQPTRGVDIGAIEFIYSQLRAMRDAGCAVLVVSSELDEILALSDRVIVMNQGRITGELAIEDCTEAGLGLLMTGDGE, encoded by the coding sequence TTGAGTCCACATCCCAGCGTGACACACGGTGAGGCTGATCTGGCGGTGCGAATGACCGGTGTCAGCAAGCGGTTCGGTGCCGTCGCGGCCAATGACAACGTCACTTTGACGGTGGCGCCAGGTACCGTTCATGGCCTGGTGGGGGAGAACGGCGCCGGAAAAAGCACCCTGATGTCCATTCTCTATGGCTTCTATCAGGCTGACAGCGGCAACATAGAGGTGTTTGGCAAGTCCGCAACCATTCGCAACGCTGACGAAGCGATCGCCTTGGGTATTGGCATGGTTCATCAGCACTTTATGTTGGTCGACACCCTGAGTGCGTTGGAGAATGTCATGTTGGGCGCAGAGCCGCATTGGCTGCTGGGCCGGGCTGACGCCGCCGTGCGCACCAAATTGAACGAGCTAATGGAGGCAACCGGCCTGCAGGTTGCATTGGATGCTCTGGTGAGCGACCTGTCAGTTGGGGATCGGCAGCGGCTTGAAATTTTGAAGGCCTTGTACCGTGGCGCCAAAGTTCTGATCCTCGATGAACCGACTGCTGTTCTGACGCCTCAGGAAACGGGACACTTGTTCGAGGTTTTGAAGTTGCTTCGGGAGCAAGGCACCACGATTCTTCTCATCACACACAAGCTAAAGGAGGTCATGCGTTTGTGTGATCGGGTCACGGTCATGCGTGCTGGCCGGGTGGTTCAGGAACTGGATATCAGTCATGCCTCCATTGAGGGTTTGGCCGAGGCCATGGTGGGGCGCAAGGTCAACATTGGGCGCCTTGAGGCTGAAAAAACGGACGCGGGCGAAGTGTTGCTGCAGGCCAGCCACCTGAAGGTCAAGGATGCGATGCGCGTTGTTCGTTTGAACGATGTCAGTTTGACGCTGCGCGCTGGCGAAATCGTTGGGGTGGCCGGCGTGTCTGGCAATGGCCAGAGTGAATTGATTGACGTACTGAGCGGATTGCTTCAACCCGATACGGGCCATATGACATTGGTCGGACAGGAGTTTCAACCCCAAAAGTGGCTTGATCCGCACAAGGCGCGAGAGCTGGGGTTGGCCCATGTGCCGGAAGATCGCCACGCCCGCGCATTGGTCATGGATTTTGTGGCCTGGGAGTCCGCCGTGCTCGGGTACGACGGTTTGCCAGAGTACGCCAGCGCAGGCTGGATGAACCATGGCCGAATGCGGCAGGCAACCGCTCAGATGATGGAACGATTTGATGTTCGCCCTCAGGATCCGGAGTTATTGAGCAGCAAGTTCTCAGGCGGCAATCAACAAAAATTGGTGTTGGCGCGTGAGTTGGGACAAGCGCCCAAAGTCCTGCTGGTGGGGCAGCCGACCCGCGGCGTCGATATTGGTGCGATTGAGTTTATTTACAGCCAGTTGCGCGCCATGCGTGACGCCGGCTGTGCGGTGCTGGTGGTGTCGAGTGAACTCGACGAAATTTTGGCTTTGTCAGACAGGGTAATTGTCATGAATCAGGGGCGTATTACGGGAGAGTTGGCCATCGAGGACTGCACAGAAGCAGGCCTGGGTCTGCTCATGACGGGAGACGGCGAATGA
- a CDS encoding pseudouridine-5'-phosphate glycosidase yields the protein MPQFLDIAAEVQQALRDNKPVVALESTIISHGMPYPQNVATALQVEAEVRAHGAVPATIAIIDGRLKAGLSAQEIEALGQRGRDAIKVSRRDIPFVIAAKQMGATTVASTMIVAAMAGIKIFATGGIGGVHRNAQQSFDISADLQELSQTPVAVVCAGAKSILDLRLTLEYLETHGVPVVGYQSDTLPAFFTRESEFPVDYRLDTPLSIARVLHAKWAMGLKGGMVIANPIPDSFAMPRALIDGAIQQALGEATAQGIGGKESTPFLLARVCELTGGDSLAANIQLVLNNARLAAAVGIELNGVTAKEFI from the coding sequence ATTCCCCAGTTCTTAGACATTGCCGCTGAAGTGCAGCAGGCCTTGCGCGACAACAAGCCTGTCGTCGCGCTGGAGTCCACCATTATTTCTCATGGCATGCCGTACCCGCAAAACGTGGCGACCGCCTTGCAGGTCGAGGCCGAGGTGCGTGCCCATGGGGCGGTGCCAGCGACCATCGCGATCATCGACGGACGCCTCAAAGCGGGCTTGTCCGCGCAGGAAATTGAAGCGCTGGGCCAGCGGGGCCGTGACGCCATCAAGGTCAGTCGCAGAGACATTCCATTTGTGATCGCCGCCAAACAGATGGGCGCGACCACAGTGGCGTCTACGATGATTGTGGCGGCCATGGCGGGAATCAAAATTTTTGCCACCGGAGGTATTGGCGGGGTGCACCGCAATGCCCAACAAAGTTTCGATATATCTGCCGATTTGCAAGAACTGTCCCAGACACCGGTTGCCGTGGTGTGCGCCGGTGCCAAGTCCATTTTGGATCTTCGCCTGACGCTGGAGTACCTGGAAACCCATGGTGTACCGGTGGTGGGCTACCAGTCAGACACCTTGCCGGCATTTTTCACGCGGGAAAGCGAATTTCCGGTTGACTATCGACTTGACACTCCACTGAGCATTGCCCGAGTGCTTCATGCCAAGTGGGCGATGGGCTTGAAGGGCGGGATGGTGATTGCCAACCCCATCCCCGACTCGTTCGCCATGCCCAGAGCTTTGATTGACGGTGCGATTCAACAGGCGCTGGGCGAGGCGACGGCTCAGGGCATTGGAGGCAAGGAGTCGACCCCATTCTTGTTGGCCCGGGTGTGTGAGTTGACCGGTGGCGACAGCTTGGCTGCCAACATTCAATTGGTATTGAACAACGCGAGACTGGCTGCGGCGGTAGGCATTGAGTTGAATGGCGTCACCGCCAAGGAATTTATCTAG
- a CDS encoding sulfite exporter TauE/SafE family protein: MHDLAFIFAGFFVGFVVGLTGVGGGSLMTPILIFFFGVKPYLAVGTDLLFAAFTKLGGTVKLARARIIDWRVVAHLSAGSIPAALVTLYVLNRVGPASAQAQGLMTTTLGFALLLTAAATLYKAIRGKKTPTTIATGQEEKAAKPLHWTLPILFGALIGTMVTLTSVGAGAIGVTVLMILYPLLPLPRIVAADIAYAVPLTLVAGFGHASMGSVDWPLLAKLLVGSIPGIWIGSHLMTRIPERAIRSLLSVLLAYAGLKLIAL; encoded by the coding sequence ATGCATGATTTAGCGTTCATTTTTGCTGGTTTTTTTGTCGGCTTTGTTGTCGGCCTAACCGGTGTCGGCGGCGGCTCATTGATGACGCCCATCCTGATCTTCTTCTTCGGGGTCAAGCCTTATCTGGCGGTCGGCACTGACTTGCTGTTTGCGGCGTTCACCAAACTGGGTGGCACCGTCAAACTGGCCCGGGCCCGCATCATTGACTGGCGGGTGGTGGCGCATTTGAGCGCTGGCAGTATTCCTGCCGCCTTGGTCACCTTGTATGTGTTGAACCGTGTGGGCCCCGCCAGCGCCCAGGCGCAGGGCCTGATGACCACAACACTGGGTTTTGCGCTGCTGCTCACCGCGGCCGCAACCCTGTACAAGGCGATTCGTGGGAAAAAAACCCCAACAACCATTGCCACCGGACAAGAAGAGAAAGCCGCCAAGCCTTTGCACTGGACGCTCCCCATTTTGTTTGGCGCCCTGATTGGCACCATGGTGACCCTGACTTCTGTGGGTGCTGGCGCTATTGGCGTCACCGTGCTGATGATTTTGTACCCCCTGCTGCCACTGCCACGCATCGTCGCAGCGGACATCGCTTATGCCGTGCCGCTGACCTTGGTGGCCGGCTTTGGACACGCTTCAATGGGTTCTGTCGATTGGCCGTTGCTGGCAAAACTGCTGGTGGGGTCTATCCCCGGCATCTGGATTGGCTCGCATTTGATGACCCGAATTCCCGAGCGCGCCATCCGCTCCCTGTTGTCCGTTTTGCTGGCCTATGCCGGTTTGAAACTGATTGCCCTGTAA